The Sander vitreus isolate 19-12246 chromosome 5, sanVit1, whole genome shotgun sequence genome includes a region encoding these proteins:
- the rab3c gene encoding ras-related protein Rab-3C, with the protein MDLYGKMAATQDVKGKGEGGDQNFDYMFKLLIIGNSSVGKTSFLFRYADDAFTSAFVSTVGIDFKVKTVYKNDKRIKLQIWDTAGQERYRTITTAYYRGAMGFILMYDITNEESFGAVQDWSTQIKTYSWDNAQVVLAGNKCDMEEERVVSVDNGRLLAEQLGFEFFETSAKDNINVKQTFERLVDLICDKMSESLDSDPAVPTGAPTAKLTDSAPPLQQSGCNC; encoded by the exons atggACTTGTATGGGAAG atggcTGCCACTCAGGATGTAAAagggaagggagagggaggggaccAAAACTTTGACTACATGTTCAAACTGCTAATCATCGGCAACAGCAGTGTGGGCAAAACGTCTTTCCTGTTCCGCTACGCCGACGACGCCTTCACTTCGGCCTTTGTCAGCACAGTGGGCATTGACTTCAAAGTGAAGACTGTGTACAAGAATGACAAGAGGATCAAACTGCAGATCTGG GACACAGCAGGCCAGGAGCGCTACAGGACCATCACCACTGCTTACTACCGCGGGGCCATGGGCTTCATCCTAATGTACGACATCACCAATGAGGAGTCCTTCGGCGCTGTGCAGGACTG GTCAACCCAGATAAAAACCTACTCGTGGGACAATGCACAGGTTGTGCTGGCTGGAAATAAGTGTGATATGGAAGAGGAGAGAGTGGTCTCGGTGGACAATGGCAGACTGCTGGCAGAACAGTTGG GTTTTGAATTCTTTGAGACCAGCGCCAAGGACAACATCAACGTGAAGCAGACCTTTGAACGTCTCGTTGACCTAATTTGCGACAAGATGTCCGAGAGCTTGGACAGTGATCCGGCCGTCCCCACAGGAGCTCCCACTGCCAAACTCACAGACAGCGCTCCGCCCCTCCAGCAGTCTGGATGCAACTGTTAG
- the plk2b gene encoding serine/threonine-protein kinase PLK2b produces the protein MEIQRNIGPQHTNSSSMCESTQRSSEPRRKRMDERSAPSEMARIITDPATGKCYCRGKVLGKGGFAKCYEMTDLSTSKVYAAKIIPHARVSKPHQREKIDREIELHRALHHKHIVHFYHHFEDKENIYILLEYCSRKSLAHILKARKVLTEPEVRYYLRQIVSGLKYLHEQEILHRDLKLGNFFVSESMELKVGDFGLAAKLEPAGNRRKTICGTPNYLSPEVLNKQGHGCESDIWALGCVMYTMLLGRPPFETTNLKETYKCIREARYSLPSSLSPQAKQLITSLLAKIPEDRPNLDHILRHDFFTQGFSPERLSASCCHSAPDFHVSSPAKSFFKKAAAALFGGKRDKVKYYETLNKLTKEEEEIYKLQHDLERTVISKQSKKISENGSPLPPSAESPGGPATESQSPTTRDTIRLIVRGSLGSCSSSSECLEDSTTGSVAETVASVLRGCLENMPKADDIPQGSNSCSLQWVTKWVDYSNKYGFGYQLSDHTVGVLFNNGTHMSLLPDRKNIHYYAELGQRSVFPTCEVPEHFVSQVTVLKYFSHYMEENLMDGGDLGSMTDSHMPRLYLLQWLKSDRALMMLFNDGTFQINFYHDHTKIILCCQRDEYMLTYINEDRVSKTFKLSSLLTSGCPTDLRERMVYSLNMLLQRCS, from the exons ATGGAAATACAGAGAAATATCGGGCCCCAACatacaaacagcagcagcatgtgTGAATCGACACAGAGGTCGAGCGAACCTCGTCGAAAACGAATGGATGAGCGCAGTGCGCCCTCGGAGATGGCCAGGATAATCACTGACCCTGCCACTGGGAAGTGCTACTGCCGTGGAAAAGTTTTGGGAAAG GGAGGGTTTGCTAAATGCTACGAGATGACCGACCTCTCCACCAGCAAAGTTTACGCAGCCAAAATCATCCCGCATGCACGCGTCTCCAAACCTCACCAACGAGAGAAG ATTGACAGAGAAATTGAGCTGCACCGAGCACTGCACCACAAACACATTGTGCACTTTTATCATCATTTCGAGGACAAGGAGAACATCTACATCCTGTTGGAATACTGCAGTAGAAAA TCGTTAGCCCACATCCTGAAGGCTCGCAAAGTTTTGACTGAGCCAGAGGTGCGTTATTATCTAAGACAGATTGTATCTGGGCTGAAGTACCTGCATGAACAAGAGATTCTTCACAGAGACCTGAAACTTG GTAACTTCTTTGTGAGTGAGTCGATGGAGCTGAAGGTCGGGGACTTTGGTCTGGCTGCCAAGTTGGAGCCTGCGGGAAACAGGAGGAAGACGATCTGCGGAACTCCCAACTACCTGTCCCCTGAGGTGCTCAACAAGCAGGGCCACGGCTGTGAATCAGACATCTGGGCCCTTGGCTGTGTAAT GTACACCATGCTGTTGGGCAGGCCCCCATTTGAAACCACCAACCTGAAGGAGACATACAAGTGTATTAGAGAGGCGCGCTATTCCCTGCCCTCCTCACTGTCGCCACAGGCTAAGCAGCTAATCACCAGTTTGCTAGCCAAGATCCCAGAGGACAGACCTAACCTGGACCACATTCTGAGGCATGATTTCTTCACACAG GGCTTCAGTCCAGAGCGTCTGTCAGCTAGCTGTTGCCATTCAGCACCAGATTTCCATGTCTCTAGTCCAGCCAAGAGCTTTTTCAAGAAAGCTGCTGCTGCGCTCTTTGGTGGGAAGAGAGACAAGGTCAAATACTACGAGACTCTGA ATAAGTTAactaaagaggaagaggagatctACAAACTGCAGCATGACCTGGAGAGAACTGTCATCAGCAAACAGAGCAAAAAGATTTCTGAG AATGGAAGTCCACTTCCGCCATCTGCTGAAAGCCCTGGTGGCCCTGCAACGGAGAGTCAGTCCCCGACAACGCGAGATACCATCCGTCTGATTGTCAGGGGGAGTCTggggagctgcagcagcagcagtgaat GCCTGGAAGACAGCACGACGGGGAGCGTGGCTGAGACTGTTGCAAGCGTGTTGAGGGGATGTCTGGAGAACATGCCTAAAG CCGACGACATTCCTCAGGGCTCAAACAGCTGCAGTCTTCAATGGGTGACTAAATGGGTGGACTACTCCAACAAGTACGGCTTTGGCTACCAGTTGTCTGATCACACTGTGGGAGTTCTCTTCAACAACGGCACTCACATGAGCCTCCTGCCAGACCGAAA GAACATCCATTACTATGCAGAGTTGGGCCAGCGCTCTGTCTTCCCCACTTGCGAGGTTCCTGAACACTTTGTGAGCCAGGTGACTGTCCTCAAGTACTTTTCCCACTACATGGAGGAGAACCTGATGGAT GGCGGGGACCTGGGTAGTATGACGGATTCACACATGCCCAGACTCTACCTGCTGCAGTGGCTCAAGTCCGACCGCGCCCTCATGATGCTCTTTAACGATGGCACTTTCCAG ATCAACTTTTATCACGACCACACCAAGATTATCCTGTGTTGTCAGAGGGATGAGTACATGCTGACCTACATCAATGAGGACCGCGTCTCCAAAACCTTCAAACTCAGCTCCCTGTTGACGTCTGGATGTCCCACTGACCTGCGTGAACGCATGGTGTACTCCCTCAACATGCTTCTGCAGAGATGCAGCTAA